A single region of the Nicotiana sylvestris chromosome 6, ASM39365v2, whole genome shotgun sequence genome encodes:
- the LOC104218521 gene encoding uncharacterized protein, whose translation MSEYEACIIGIKMEVDMNVKELLVIGDSNLLIHQVQGEWSTMNVNILSYMYYVKELCKKFTKIEFKHVLRIQDEFVDALATLSSMTQHPDKNYIDPIKVEIKNQHAYFFHIDEEPYGKPGYHDIIKFLVTREYPEDATNDQKRALKTLANHFFLNGEVLYRRITDLGLLRFVDTVEATRLLEEIHAGTCSSHMNGFTLAKKILRAGYFWMTMEIDSIRYVQKCH comes from the coding sequence ATGTCGGAATACGAAGCATGCATCATTGGAATCAAAATGGAAGTCGACATGAATGTCAAGGAACTCTTGGTCATAGGAGATTCTAATTTGTTGATACACCAAGTCCAAGGAGAATGGTCCACGATGAATGTTAATATACTTTCATACATGTACTACGTGAAGGAGCTATGCAAGAAGTTCACAAAGATTGAGTTCAAACACGTCCTCAGGATTCAGGATGAGTTCGTCGACGCTCTTGCAACCCTATCTTCTATGACtcagcatccagataagaactacatcGACCCTATTAAGGTAGAGATCAAGAATCAACATGCGTATTTCTTCCACATAGATGAAGAACCATATGGTAAACCCGGGTATCATGACATCATAAAGTTCCTTGTGACTAGAGAATACCCAGAGGATGCTACTAACGATCAAAAGCGAGCCCTCAAGACGCTGGCAAATCACTTTTTCCTCAACGGGGAAGTCCTGTATAGGAGGATCACAGACTTAGGTTTGTTGAGATTTGTAGACACCGTTGAGGCAACCAGACTATTGGAGGAAATACATGCAGGAACATGCAGTTCCCATATGAATGGGTTCACATTAGCCAAGAAGATTTTGAGAGctggatacttttggatgactatggaaattgATAGTATCCGCTATGTGCAAAAGTGTCACTAG